A part of Astyanax mexicanus isolate ESR-SI-001 chromosome 2, AstMex3_surface, whole genome shotgun sequence genomic DNA contains:
- the arl3l2 gene encoding ADP ribosylation factor like GTPase 3, like 2 translates to MGEAQKGLLSIIEKLKGSSEQEVRILLLGLDNAGKTTILKSLASEDVSTITPTQGFNIKSVASHGMKLNVWDIGGQRKIRPFWKKYLENTDLLIYVIDSADKKRFEETGMELSELIDEENLKGVPVLIFANKQDLATASPASEIAEGLNLHTYRDRVWQIQACSAVSGEGVQDGMNWICSNIVNRKK, encoded by the exons ATGGGAGAAGCTCAAAAG GGCTTGCTCTCTATTATTGAGAAGCTGAAGGGTTCATCAGAGCAGGAAGTGAGGATACTTCTGTTAGGGCTGGACAACGCAGGGAAGACCACCATCCTAAAGAGCCTGGCCTCAGAGGACGTCAGCACTATCACACCTACACAG GGATTTAACATAAAGAGCGTGGCTTCTCATGGGATGAAGCTGAATGTGTGGGATATCGGAGGACAGAGGAAGATCAGGCCTTTCTGGAAGAAATATTTAGAGAATACAGATTTACTG ATTTATGTAATAGACAGCGCAGATAAGAAGCGGTTTGAGGAAACAGGAATG GAGCTGTCTGAGCTGATAGACGAGGAGAACCTGAAGGGTGTGCCTGTGCTGATCTTCGCCAATAAGCAGGATTTGGCCACGGCGTCTCCGGCCAGTGAGATAGCAGAAGGACTGAACCTGCACACCTACAGAGACCGAGTGTGGCAGATACAGGCCTGTTCAGCTGTGAGCGGAGAGGGAGTTCAG GATGGCATGAACTGGATTTGCAGCAACATCGTGAACAGGAAGAAGTGA